The region ggatgctcacgcaatgtgatttctgcccagtgctctgaatgtcaaagtgtagaaattcaaccaagcgcgggtaaacggcgggagtaactatgactctcttaaggtagccaaatgcctcgtcatctaattagtgacgcgcatgaatggattaacaagattcccactgtccctgtctactatccagcgaaaccacagccaagggaacgggcttggcagaatcagcggggaaagaagaccctgttgagcttgactctagtcagactttgtgaaatgacttgagaggtgtaggataagtgggagccgaaaggcgaaagtgaaataccactacttttaacgttattttacttattccgTGAATCGGAGGCGGGGCATTGCCCCTCTTTTTGGACCCAAGGCTCGTTTCGGCGGGGCGATCCGGGCGGAAGACATTGTCAGGGGGGAGTTTAGGCTGGGAAGCGGCATCGATTAAAAGAATAACGCGAGAATGTCTAGATGAGCTGCGAAACGAAATCGTGGAACAAAGGGTAAAAGCTTCGTTTGATTGATTTCGATAGAATCTGAGCAggtgaaagcgtggcctatcgatcgcTGGACCCGAATTTGAAGCGGAGATT is a window of Juglans regia cultivar Chandler unplaced genomic scaffold, Walnut 2.0 Scaffold_504, whole genome shotgun sequence DNA encoding:
- the LOC118345831 gene encoding uncharacterized protein LOC118345831 — protein: MIGRAASAISNAAMNATLQAAIPRGNLFFPTISASNSGPAIDRPRFHLLRFYRNQSNEAFTLCSTISFRSSSRHSRVILLIDAASQPKLPPDNVFRPDRPAETSLGSKKRGNAPPPIHGI